From the Malus domestica chromosome 17, GDT2T_hap1 genome, one window contains:
- the LOC103404827 gene encoding aquaporin SIP1-1-like, with protein MGVIKAAAGDAILTSMWVFCAPSMGVFTSIIASFLGIQARSLSGLFITTIISTVLILTISLIGKLLGGASFNPSTTASFYTAGLNPGTSLLSMAVRFPAQAAGGVGGAKAILQVMPKKYKHMLRGPSLKVDLYTGIIAEGVMTCLLCFALLVIMLRGPRNPIVKIWMLSIVTIGLVVAGNGYTGPSMNPANAFGWAYVNNWHNSWELFLVYWIGPFVGATVAALVFRVLFPPPVPKEKKA; from the coding sequence ATGGGGGTGATCAaggcagctgcaggagatgcaATTTTGACCTCCATGTGGGTGTTCTGTGCACCCAGCATGGGAGTTTTCACATCCATCATAGCCTCGTTTCTTGGCATCCAAGCTAGGTCTTTGTCAGGTCTTTTCATCACCACAATAATTTCCACAGTTCTGATTTTAACAATCAGCTTGATAGGCAAGCTCTTGGGTGGTGCCAGCTTCAACCCCTCCACCACCGCCAGTTTCTACACTGCTGGTCTCAACCCGGGAACTTCTCTCCTCTCCATGGCAGTTCGGTTCCCGGCTCAGGCGGCCGGCGGAGTAGGTGGCGCCAAGGCAATTTTACAAGTGATGCCAAAGAAGTACAAGCACATGCTTAGAGGGCCTTCTTTGAAAGTGGATTTGTATACTGGTATTATAGCTGAGGGGGTGATGACTTGTCTTCTTTGCTTTGCTTTGCTTGTGATTATGCTGAGAGGGCCTAGAAATCCAATTGTGAAGATATGGATGCTTTCGATCGTGACGATTGGATTGGTGGTCGCCGGAAATGGGTACACAGGACCTTCCATGAACCCTGCCAATGCTTTTGGGTGGGCGTATGTAAATAATTGGCACAACAGTTGGGAGCTTTTCTTGGTTTATTGGATTGGCCCCTTTGTTGGAGCAACTGTAGCTGCTttggtttttagggttttgtttcccCCACCAGtaccaaaggaaaagaaagcttga